From Paenibacillus physcomitrellae, the proteins below share one genomic window:
- a CDS encoding ABC transporter substrate-binding protein, translating into MRKWSILVLSLLVVWGLTACGSGSNNASNDAAGNANTGNQSDAGGAGAGPKGNITFAFWGAQTEADAIKQVIDNFQSHNPDIKVESQWIQQDYLTKLQTMIAGGTTPDVILVSGGDLPGFASAFQELQIDPSVFSSQSLVDAMSIDGKTYAAPFIIKPKVMAINKDLFAKNNIELPSKTEPMTTEQFDEIAKKITSGEGSSKIYGSEPLWIGNWIYAFGGQYYSDDLSKSTLDSPEAIQAGEYIVSTKQAGTVPSDNEKQGQDMMNWFLSGRIGMYTDFGPWSIPQMADTEGFDWDLVPFPGNGGSKEVDGLALSKDSKNPDAAKAFITYLTQSDEAQKIIGGNKSAYGVPVLASAMDAFEQIFPDKNLNAFVYAADNQHIQEAQKRTNEINNELKAIDDQTPIGIGKQDVKVVFPQVAEKINKILQQ; encoded by the coding sequence ATGAGAAAATGGTCTATCCTGGTTTTGTCTTTACTCGTTGTATGGGGTTTGACGGCATGCGGCAGCGGCTCGAATAATGCTTCGAACGATGCAGCTGGCAATGCAAATACCGGTAATCAAAGTGACGCTGGCGGTGCAGGGGCAGGCCCGAAAGGGAATATCACATTTGCCTTTTGGGGAGCTCAGACGGAAGCCGATGCCATCAAGCAGGTGATTGATAATTTCCAAAGCCACAATCCGGACATCAAGGTAGAAAGTCAGTGGATTCAGCAGGATTATTTGACCAAACTCCAAACGATGATCGCTGGCGGCACCACCCCGGATGTCATCTTGGTCTCCGGAGGAGATTTACCTGGATTTGCAAGCGCTTTCCAGGAGTTACAAATCGATCCTTCCGTGTTTAGCTCACAGTCCCTGGTTGATGCAATGTCCATTGACGGCAAAACCTATGCAGCGCCATTTATCATCAAACCGAAGGTTATGGCGATCAACAAAGACTTGTTCGCCAAGAACAACATCGAGCTTCCAAGCAAAACCGAACCGATGACGACGGAGCAATTCGACGAAATCGCCAAAAAGATTACCAGCGGCGAAGGCTCCTCCAAAATTTACGGCTCCGAGCCGCTCTGGATCGGCAACTGGATTTATGCCTTTGGCGGCCAATATTATTCCGATGATTTGAGCAAGTCCACGCTGGATTCGCCGGAGGCCATTCAAGCCGGAGAATATATCGTTTCCACGAAACAGGCCGGCACCGTGCCAAGCGATAACGAGAAACAGGGGCAGGACATGATGAACTGGTTCCTCTCCGGCCGAATCGGCATGTATACCGACTTTGGTCCATGGAGTATTCCGCAAATGGCCGATACTGAAGGTTTTGACTGGGACCTGGTTCCATTCCCAGGCAACGGCGGCTCCAAAGAAGTGGATGGCCTGGCGCTGAGCAAGGACAGCAAAAATCCGGATGCGGCCAAAGCCTTCATTACTTACCTGACGCAAAGTGATGAAGCCCAAAAGATTATTGGCGGAAATAAAAGCGCTTACGGCGTACCTGTGCTCGCAAGTGCCATGGATGCTTTCGAGCAAATCTTCCCGGACAAAAATCTGAACGCGTTTGTTTATGCCGCAGACAATCAACATATCCAGGAAGCGCAAAAACGCACGAACGAAATCAACAACGAGCTGAAAGCCATTGACGACCAGACGCCGATCGGCATCGGCAAGCAGGACGTCAAGGTAGTTTTCCCGCAGGTGGCCGAGAAGATCAACAAAATCCTACAACAATAA